A genome region from Eremothecium gossypii ATCC 10895 chromosome VII, complete sequence includes the following:
- the BRR2 gene encoding ATP-dependent RNA helicase BRR2 (Syntenic homolog of Saccharomyces cerevisiae YER172C (BRR2)) yields MTERELAGHKGSMSENAYDERKRKIREVYRYDEMSSKVLRADRRLQENTSDPMKDAALSQPRSMAGKISVKEMGQRSAGTVPEEERERAVREIARKEVGKRAAVAPRDRGRASVLSHDIESLKYYPSTEQSRAAYEDILGWVSALLGDDLPRAVILSATDLVIQLLKEDEATSDHDMKAKKELLERDLATSIAPSEFHELVNMSKRIQDYTEGQMMQRDESLPVGEDSEPEEDEPENPLLAQIEVEEEEADVGDLDDLGRENQTDQPGDSTGDILEFQGTKATKHSDLDLSMVDEHYVDRKLAEVTGTPMENVRAITADVLKSLEAEVEENELKAALGRAIGPQYEDLIAHILNNRHVLRWGSRLARAGKTEVDTILAQMSSSGQSTLAEEYRRALHTGKRRSSVVEAVDSPHKSEKKPKFSLSEDDNLLDLSALTFEQGSALLTSTKVLLPDNSFKRIKSTHEEIHIPAPPKPVDNFPLVSISSLVDWAQKSFPTAETKTLNRIQSEVYPIAFGTDKNMLLCAPTGAGKTNVAVLAILRLLSKYYKAETKSFNTSKFKVVYIAPLKALVQEQVREFQRRLQQYGLKVAELTGDSNLTRQQIMEAQILVSTPEKWDVITRNGLNRHYTKLVQLLIIDEVHLLHDERGPVIESIVARLETQGSTETRVVALSATLPNYTDIAEFLRVPSDGLFYFDASFRPCPLAQQFCGITETNSVKRVNAMNQVCYEKVLESVAENHQVIVFVHSRKDTARTAIWLRDKLLEEDKISSFAPQDAGSAEILKRETENITDKSFGDVVQHGFGIHHAGLSRDDRSLAEDLFADGLIKVLVSTSTLAWGVNLPAHTVIIKGTEMYSPQKGSWVSLSSQEVLQMLGRAGRPRYDTFGEGIIITNQSNIHYFLAILNQQLPIESQFISKLPDNANAEIVLGTVKNRIDIVDWLGNTYLYVRMLKDPKLYKVADEIETDAALLSYRERLAHAALRLLHENNLIVYNPVTGDVQSTDLGRIASQYYISYTTIATYNGELNMHLDQMDILRLFAKSDEFKYVSARQEERNELANLLERAPIPIQEDSSSPLAKVNVLLQSYISRLKLDGFALNADMIYITQNAGRIFRALFEISLRKGWSRLLKVILNLCKSIEKRMWLINTPFRQFPSCPIDVIRRTEASSLPWIEYLALDSPAEVAQAIRSEKYGKAAYDLLKKFPKLKIECSVQPITPSLLKFSLEVNADWDWDSRLHGYAETFILLVEDTDGESILHTDKLTIYKDNSGEPHLMDFSVQLDHSKQINLPPNYFISLISDKWLHCDNKVPVVLTDIHLPRKFPPHTRIEERNLIETSELDPTFSGLFPFKVFNKFQTHVFNALYHTDENVFIGACKGSGKTAMAELALLSHWRDGKGRAVYICPSQEKIDFLVKDWRNRFLNVAGGKVINKLTLELTNNLRTLAQSHLILATPEQFDLLSRRWKRRKNIQTLELLILDDLHMISSDLPGARYENIISRMLFIRGQLETALRIVGLSTSLANGRDVGEWLGAKKATIFNFSFHERVMPLQIHLQSFHKMHEESLIETMAKSAFLTVQNSVIAGSSVMLFVPSRKNCVHISVLLATAAAGTEYSLRPQKLGLETHLPKVEDGNLRESLKHGIGFFYHGMSSSDKAIVEQAWKQKLILCIAITRDLCVMAPFAETVIIMGTQYYEPREHRYVNYPVADVLEIVGTAQGNADYPGKVILMTTHDMKAYYKNFLNESLPTESYMLYYLHDGLINDIATSVIESKQDCVDWITFTYFYRRIHANPSFYGVKDTSPLGISAYLTGLVQDTLDDLVDSSIIEITNPKEDENEDEQILPLNGCMISSHHNVSFQTMHMFMQSLSRSTKLKSIIEILASASEYEDIPMRQEDYDILRKIHANLPYQFSAGVQNELPSFKVFVLLQTHFSRIKLNKELTADMNNILAIAVPLVNGITDILSGDGRLSATTAMDLLQMLIQGCWDTDSPLVQVPSFNKQILKKCAEYKVETVYDIMALEDDERDNILSLPMEELNKVALFVNSYPNIELHYEMDSSVPVLANEPQQIRVTVTRDEEPESLAVVSERFPHEKLENWWIFVGETATRQLYSIRKVALSKESQTYTLDVAIPNSGKHVITVWCICDSYVDADKEVSFEVYVQP; encoded by the coding sequence ATGACAGAGCGTGAATTAGCTGGCCATAAAGGAAGCATGTCTGAAAATGCATATGATGAAAGAAAGAGAAAGATACGCGAAGTTTATCGCTACGATGAGATGTCCAGTAAGGTCCTTCGTGCGGACAGACGACTGCAAGAGAATACTAGTGACCCAATGAAAGACGCGGCTCTCTCGCAGCCGCGGTCGATGGCCGGTAAAATATCAGTGAAAGAGATGGGCCAGCGGAGCGCTGGCACAGTGCCCGAGGAGGAAAGGGAACGAGCTGTACGAGAGATTGCGAGGAAAGAGGTCGGCAAACGTGCCGCTGTCGCACCAAGGGACCGCGGTCGTGCAAGTGTGCTATCGCATGATATTGAGTCGTTGAAATACTATCCAAGCACTGAGCAGTCCCGTGCAGCGTACGAAGATATCTTGGGATGGGTGTCCGCCCTGCTGGGGGACGATCTGCCGCGCGCAGTAATCTTGAGCGCGACAGATTTGGTGATACAGCTATTAAAGGAAGACGAGGCGACGTCGGATCATGATATGAAGGCGAAGAAGGAGCTGCTAGAACGCGACCTGGCGACTTCAATAGCGCCTAGTGAGTTCCACGAATTGGTGAATATGTCGAAGCGCATACAGGACTATACGGAGGGCCAGATGATGCAGCGGGATGAATCACTGCCAGTAGGGGAAGATAGCGAACCGGAAGAAGACGAACCCGAAAACCCACTGCTTGCTCAAATAGAAGTGGAAGAAGAGGAAGCTGATGTTGGTGACTTAGATGATCTTGGGAGGGAAAATCAGACCGATCAGCCCGGCGATAGCACAGGTGATATATTAGAATTCCAAGGCACAAAGGCCACAAAGCATAGCGATCTGGATCTATCCATGGTAGACGAGCATTATGTTGATCGCAAGCTTGCAGAAGTGACGGGCACACCTATGGAAAACGTACGAGCAATAACTGCAGATGTCTTGAAAAGTTTGGAAGCAGAGGTCGAAGAAAATGAATTAAAAGCGGCACTTGGGCGAGCTATAGGCCCTCAATATGAAGATCTAATAGCTCATATCCTCAATAATCGGCACGTGCTGCGTTGGGGAAGCAGGCTTGCGCGGGCTGGAAAAACCGAGGTGGATACGATTCTAGCGCAGATGTCCTCTAGTGGCCAATCAACGTTAGCCGAGGAGTATCGCAGGGCTTTACACACTGGGAAACGTCGGAGCAGCGTTGTCGAAGCTGTGGATTCGCCGCATAAGAGCGAAAAGAAACCAAAGTTTTCTCTCTCAGAAGATGATAATCTTCTGGATCTGAGTGCTCTGACATTTGAACAGGGTTCGGCGCTTTTGACAAGCACAAAAGTTTTGTTACCGGACAACTCATTTAAGAGGATAAAGTCTACTCATGAAGAGATACATATTCCTGCTCCTCCAAAACCAGTAGATAATTTCCCACTGGTTTCTATCAGTTCCTTAGTTGATTGGGCACAGAAGTCATTTCCAACAGCGGAAACGAAAACTTTGAATCGCATACAGTCAGAAGTCTACCCTATCGCATTTGGCACAGATAAAAATATGCTTCTCTGCGCCCCAACTGGTGCCGGTAAGACAAATGTTGCGGTACTTGCCATCCTTCGTTTGTTATCAAAATATTACAAGGCAGAGACTAAGTCATTCAACACATCTAAGTTCAAGGTCGTTTATATTGCGCCATTGAAAGCGCTGGTCCAGGAGCAAGTTCGGGAATTTCAAAGGAGGTTGCAACAGTATGGCTTGAAAGTAGCCGAACTTACAGGCGATTCTAACTTAACTAGACAGCAAATTATGGAAGCTCAGATTTTGGTCTCTACACCCGAAAAGTGGGATGTTATAACAAGAAATGGGTTGAACAGGCACTATACAAAACTGGTTCAACTGCTGATTATCGATGAAGTACATTTACTGCATGACGAAAGAGGGCCGGTGATAGAAAGTATCGTTGCACGTTTGGAAACACAAGGCTCAACCGAGACCAGGGTTGTAGCCCTTTCTGCTACCCTACCTAACTATACAGATATTGCTGAATTCCTGCGAGTTCCATCTGACGGTTTGTTCTACTTTGATGCGTCTTTCAGGCCATGCCCACTTGCTCAGCAGTTCTGCGGTATAACTGAAACAAATTCTGTTAAGAGAGTGAATGCAATGAACCAGGTATGTTATGAAAAGGTCTTGGAATCTGTTGCTGAAAACCATCAGGTAATAGTATTTGTTCATTCCCGGAAAGATACCGCTAGAACTGCCATATGGTTAAGGGATAAACTACTTGAAGAGGACAAGATAAGCAGTTTCGCTCCACAGGATGCGGGCTCTGCGGAAATCTTGAAGAGAGAAACTGAGAATATAACGGACAAAAGCTTTGGTGATGTTGTACAACATGGTTTCGGTATACATCACGCTGGTCTATCAAGAGATGACAGATCTTTGGCCGAAGATCTTTTTGCTGACGGTTTGATAAAAGTATTAGTATCCACTTCCACCCTTGCCTGGGGTGTTAATTTACCTGCCCATACTGTTATCATTAAAGGAACAGAGATGTATTCTCCTCAGAAGGGTTCATGGGTTTCTCTTTCCTCTCAGGAAGTTTTGCAGATGCTTGGCAGAGCAGGTAGGCCACGTTATGATACGTTCGGTGAGGGCATTATAATAACAAACCAATCGAATATTCATTACTTCTTGGCAATTTTGAATCAACAGCTACCAATAGAGTCCCAATTTATTAGCAAATTGCCGGATAATGCCAATGCCGAAATTGTACTTGGCACAGTCAAAAATAGGATCGACATTGTTGACTGGCTTGGTAACACGTACCTTTACGTGCGAATGCTCAAAGATCCTAAGCTTTACAAGGTAGCAGATGAAATTGAAACCGATGCTGCACTTTTATCTTATAGGGAGAGGTTGGCACATGCTGCTCTTCGCTTGCTACATGAAAACAACCTAATTGTGTACAACCCGGTCACTGGTGATGTACAATCGACAGATTTGGGTAGGATTGCGTCCCAATATTATATTAGCTACACTACAATTGCGACTTACAATGGTGAGCTAAATATGCATCTTGACCAAATGGATATATTACGCCTTTTCGCAAAATCAGATGAATTTAAATATGTCTCCGCCAGACAGGAAGAGAGGAATGAACTCGCAAATCTACTCGAGCGAGCTCCAATTCCTATTCAAGAGGATAGCTCTAGCCCTTTAGCGAAGGTAAATGTTCTATTACAGTCCTATATTTCCCGCCTAAAATTAGATGGATTTGCTCTCAACGCGGACATGATATATATCACGCAGAATGCTGGTAGAATATTCAGGGCTTTGTTTGAAATATCCCTTCGCAAGGGTTGGTCACGATTGTTGAAAGTTATACTAAATCTATGCAAATCCATTGAAAAGAGAATGTGGCTCATAAATACTCCATTCAGACAATTCCCTAGTTGTCCAATTGACGTCATACGCAGAACCGAAGCTTCATCGTTACCATGGATTGAGTACTTAGCGTTGGATTCTCCAGCGGAAGTTGCGCAAGCTATCCGGTCGGAGAAGTATGGTAAAGCCGCATATGATTTGCTGAAAAAGTTCCCCAAGTTAAAAATTGAGTGTTCCGTTCAACCAATAACTCCTAGTCTGCTAAAGTTTAGTCTTGAGGTAAATGCTGACTGGGATTGGGATTCCAGGCTTCATGGCTACGCAGAAACCTTCATACTTTTGGTTGAGGATACTGATGGAGAAAGTATTCTTCATACCGATAAATTGACCATCTATAAAGATAATTCTGGAGAACCTCATTTAATGGATTTTTCTGTTCAGTTGGATCATTCTAAACAGATTAACCTTCCTCCAAATTACTTTATTTCCTTAATCTCCGATAAATGGTTACATTGCGACAATAAGGTGCCCGTGGTGCTTACAGATATACATCTACCGAGAAAATTTCCGCCACACACTCGTATAGAAGAAAGAAATTTGATTGAAACTTCTGAGCTAGATCCGACGTTCAGTGGACTCTTCCCATTTAAGGTTTTCAACAAATTCCAAACTCATGTGTTTAATGCCTTGTACCATACCGATGAAAATGTATTTATTGGAGCTTGTAAGGGCTCGGGTAAAACTGCAATGGCAGAATTAGCTTTATTGAGTCACTGGAGAGATGGTAAGGGACGTGCCGTCTATATATGTCCATCTCAGGAGAAAATTGATTTTCTGGTGAAGGATTGGCGAAACAGATTTTTAAATGTGGCAGGTGGAAAGGTTATTAATAAACTCACATTGGAATTAACTAACAATCTTCGAACGCTAGCCCAGTCGCATTTAATCTTAGCGACTCCAGAGCAGTTTGacctgctttctcgtcgCTGGAAAAGAAGAAAAAACATTCAGACATTAGAGCTGTTGATTCTAGATGATCTTCATATGATCAGTAGTGACTTGCCTGGCGCAAGGTATGAAAATATAATATCCAGAATGCTGTTCATTCGGGGTCAACTTGAAACGGCCTTGCGTATAGTCGGTTTATCTACCTCCCTCGCTAATGGTCGCGACGTTGGAGAGTGGCTCGGAGCTAAAAAAGCTACAATTTTTAATTTCTCCTTTCACGAAAGGGTTATGCCCTTACAGATCCACTTACAATCGTTTCATAAGATGCATGAAGAGTCTTTAATTGAGACTATGGCCAAATCGGCCTTCCTGACGGTACAAAACTCTGTGATAGCTGGCTCAAGTGTTATGCTTTTTGTTCCAAGTAGGAAAAATTGTGTTCATATTTCTGTCCTACTTGCAACTGCCGCTGCGGGAACGGAATATTCCTTGCGTCCTCAAAAGTTAGGTTTGGAGACCCATTTACCTAAGGTAGAAGATGGAAACTTGCGTGAGTCGCTAAAGCATGGTATCGGTTTCTTTTATCACGGAATGTCTTCTTCTGATAAGGCTATTGTGGAACAAGCTTGGAAACAAAAGTTGATTTTATGTATTGCTATTACTAGAGATCTCTGCGTAATGGCACCGTTTGCGGAAACAGTGATTATTATGGGTACACAATATTATGAGCCCCGAGAGCATCGTTACGTTAATTATCCTGTGGCGGACGTTTTAGAAATTGTCGGTACCGCTCAAGGGAATGCTGACTATCCAGGGAAGGTAATACTAATGACGACACACGACATGAAAGCATATTATAAAAATTTTTTAAACGAGTCCTTACCTACCGAGAGCTATATGCTCTACTACCTGCATGACGGGCTCATTAACGACATTGCTACATCAGTAATTGAGAGTAAACAAGATTGCGTCGATTGGATCACCTTTACCTACTTCTATAGAAGAATACATGCGAATCCAAGCTTCTATGGGGTAAAGGATACCTCACCATTGGGAATATCCGCCTATTTGACTGGCCTAGTTCAAGATACGCTTGATGACCTAGTTGATTCATCTATTATTGAAATAACTAATCCAAAGGAGGACGAGAACGAGGACGAGCAAATTTTGCCTCTGAATGGTTGTATGATAAGTTCCCATCACAATGTTAGTTTTCAAACAATGCACATGTTCATGCAATCCCTCTCCAGAAGCACGAAGTTGAAGTCTATCATAGAAATATTGGCATCTGCCTCAGAATATGAGGACATTCCTATGAGGCAAGAAGATTATGATATTTTGCGGAAGATACATGCAAATCTACCGTATCAGTTTTCCGCTGGTGTACAAAATGAGTTACCTTCATTTAAGGTATTTGTTCTATTGCAGACCCATTTTTCTCGCATCAAGTTAAACAAGGAATTGACCGCAGACATGAATAATATACTAGCCATCGCAGTTCCTTTGGTCAATGGTATTACAGACATACTTTCTGGAGATGGTCGGCTGAGTGCTACTACAGCCATGGATTTGTTACAGATGTTGATCCAAGGCTGTTGGGACACAGATAGTCCGTTGGTACAGGTGCCTTCTTTTAATAAACAGATTCTCAAGAAGTGTGCAGAATACAAAGTTGAGACAGTATATGATATTATGGCATTGGAAGATGACGAAAGGGATAATATTTTATCCCTTCCAATGGAGGAATTGAATAAAGTCGCTTTGTTTGTTAACAGTTACCCAAACATAGAATTACATTACGAAATGGATTCTTCTGTCCCGGTACTTGCAAACGAACCCCAACAGATTAGGGTTACTGTCACCAGGGATGAAGAACCTGAATCGCTGGCTGTAGTTTCGGAGCGTTTCCCTCATGAAAAACTGGAAAATTGGTGGATATTTGTGGGTGAGACAGCAACTCGGCAACTATACTCTATCCGCAAGGTCGCACTTTCCAAGGAATCACAGACTTACACTTTGGACGTAGCAATCCCTAATTCAGGAAAACATGTGATTACTGTCTGGTGTATCTGTGATTCCTATGTGGACGCTGACAAGGAGGTTTCTTTCGAAGTATATGTCCAGCCTTAG